The genomic segment CAGACTTTCGTCTAGTCCTATTTGGCTTTTTTTGAGGAATAGGTACCCCATAACGTTCAGCTAAAACTTTAGCCGCTTCAAAAAATGGTAAATTTTCAATTTCCATTAAAAAATTAAAAATATCTCCACCAGCACCACAACCAAAACAGTAATAAAGCTTTTTATCACGACTTACCGTAAAAGATGGGGTTTTTTCGTTATGGAATGGACATAATCCAACATAATTTTTACCTTTTAACTCTAACTTAACATAATCAGAAACAAGATCCACAATATCTGCTCTTTGCCGGATCTCTTCTATAAAATCATTAAAGGTCAAGCTAATTCACCCTATCTTTTAATACCCTAAATTAAAAGTTCTCTAATTATTTTCGGCAAAAATCTCTTTTTTCCTCCTAAAAAATCTTTCTAATACACTCAATAACCGCTCTTTATCAGACACGGTATATTTAGAAGGGCCTTTAAAACGGCCGCCGCTACGGCGTTCTTTTTGAGCCAGATGACGCCGTAATAAAAGTTCATCCATTTTTTTTTCAAGATAAATTTTACCCCGCGGCGAGACAACATGAGCACCTTTTCGTAAAACTATTGCAGCAAGACCATAATCTCCTGTAATAACCAGATCATCTTTTTGTACCCGATTTATTACTGCCATATCAACTGCCTGTGGGAGATTGTCAACAACAATATAAGTGCAATCACTGTAATCACTGTAATGAGATAAACTGGTAATCAGAATAACTTCAACCTGATACTTTTTAGCCAGATTTATAACTTCTTTTTTAGCAGGACATCCATCACCATCGATAATTAATCTCATAGATAAAAGCCTTTATTCCTTATTCAAGATTAAAGGCATAAATCCTCCTTTAAAATAAATTTTTTAAATAGTCTTTTTATTATTACCCTAACCACGGTTTTGGAAAAAAAATCTGGTTTGCTTTGGCTAAAGCATAGCGATCTGTCATTCCTGCTATATAGTCAACCACAATTCGTTCTATCTCAACCTCACTCTGTAAAATCTGATATTCCTTAGGTAGCTGTTCAGGATGGTTTAGATAATATGCATAAATCTCCTGAAGTAACCACTTTGCTTTACCCTCTTCAGTTTTAGCTTTTGAGGTCGATTGATAAACATGAACAAATAACCAGTATCTAAGCTCGTTGGTCGCTTCCTCAACTTCAGGACTTTGCCTGACCACAGGTTGATTCCAACTACTTTTTATAATATCCTTAACCATCAAATCAATACGTTCCGAGTGTGTTCTGCCCAGGACTTTCAACGGGGCTGACGGTAAATCTTCATATTTAATTACACCTCCGCGAATGGCATCATCTATATCGTGATTAATATAAGCAATCCGGTCAGCAATCCGGACTATCTGTCCCTCAAGAGTATAGGGAATCTGGGGACCTGTATGGTTTAAAATTCCATCTCTTACTTCATCTGTCAGATTCAATCCGCGTATATTCTTTTCTGAACGCACTTCTAGAAAATCAACTACTCTTAGACTCTGCTCATTATGTCGAAATCCGGGTGGATAAACCTGGTTTAAGGCCTCCTCTCCTGCATGACCAAATGGAGTATGACCTAAATCATGCCCCAGAGCAATGGCTTCCGTCAAATCTTCATTAAGAGCCAACCCCCTGGCGATGGTTCGTGCAATACCCGCCACTTCCAGAGTATGAGTCAACCTGGTTCGATAATGATCACCTTCAGGAGAAATGAAAACCTGTGTCTTATGCTTTAAACGACGAAAAGCCTTTGAATGAATAATCCTGTCCCGGTCCTGTTGAAATACAGTTCGGATATCACATGGTTTTTCAGGATATTTCCTGCCTTTACTCTCCGCACTTAAAGTTGCATATGGAGATAAAAATTTTCTTTCCCGGATTTCATAATCCTTTCTACTTATCATTGAATCACTCCAAAATTTGAGTTTGATTCTCAAAATCTTTTTCATAGTACTATATACACCGTTAGCAAGAAAAATCCTGCATTGTCAATAGTATTAACAATTAAAATCTTGATTTCACTGCAAAAAGCTAATTTTTCGCTCCTTGAGAAATTTTTCGAACCATACTAAAGCTCGATTTCCATCGAAATAAGGCTTTCTAATCAAAGGGCCCTCCTGGCCCTTAGAACTAGCTCATCACCTCCTGTGATGAGGCCTTATTTCGTCGGAAATCGAGCTAAGATAGTTTAGCGAAAAATTTCTATGTCTCTTAAAATTAGCTTTTTGCAGTATAATCATAAATTATCTATATCAAATGTTATATACAACTTATAAAAGATAGAATTTCCTGAACACTTAAAATAAAAAGTGTTACCCAGAACCAGCTTAGGGCAACACTTAAAGAATAATTTATTTGGTTTCCTTGAGAGCAGCCTGTGCTGCTGCTAAACGGGCAATTGGTACTCGATAAGGAGAACAACTTACATAATTTAAACCGATCCGATGAAAAAATTCTATAGATTTGGGATCTCCGCCGTGTTCACCGCATATACCCACTTTCAGATCCGGTCGTACCTTATGACCTGCATTAATCGCCATCTGGATTAATTTACCCACACCATTTTGATCAATGCTCATGAAAGGATTTTCAGATAATATTCCTAATTCTAGATAGCTATGAAGAAATTTACCTTCGGCATCATCCCGGCTAAAACCAAAGGTAGTTTGAGTTAAATCATTGGTTCCAAAGGAAAAGAATTCAGCTTCTTCAGCAATCTCATCGGCAGTCAGAGCAGCACGTGGGAGTTCGATCATTGTACCAATTTTATATTCAACATCTACACCTGCTTCAGCCAGAACTTCATCTGCTATGTTTGTAAGCCGTTCTTTTAAGTACTTAAGTTCAGTCGATTTAGCTATAAGTGGAATCATTACCTCAGGTAATATCTTTTTACCCTCTCTTGCAAGCCTAGCAACAGCAGTAAATATAGCTTTCATCTGCATTTCATAAATGGCCGGAATGATAATTCCCAGACGACAACCCCGGAAACCCAGCATCGGATTAGACTCACTCATATTCTTTACTTTTCGTAAAAGTTCACGCTTATTTCTAAGTTCTACTGGATTGTCAGCATGCTCTAAATGAGCCACCTCTTCTACAAGATCTACAAGTCCTGGTAAAAATTCATGTAATGGTGGATCCAGAAGCCTGATTGTAACTGGTAAACCTTCCATTGCCTCAAAAATCTCGATAAAATCATTGATCTGCATCGGCAGCAATTTATCTAAAGCAGCTTTTTGTTCTTCTTCAGTCTCGCTTAAAATTAGTTCTTGAACTACAGGTACCCGCTCAGGAGCCATAAACATATGCTCTGTTCTACAAAGTCCAATTCCTTCTGCACCGTAAGATCTGGCTTTAAAGGCATCTACTCCATTATCTGCATTGGCACGAACTTTCAAGCTGCGTATTTCATCAGCCCAGGCCAAAAGTTGTTTAGCTTCTTCACTTAACTCAGGTTCAATCATTTTAGCTTCACCTAAAATCACATCGCCATTTCCACCATTAATGGTGATCAAATCACCCTTTTTAACCGTATATTTACCTACTGTAAAGACCTCAGCTTCAAAATCTATTTTGATGGATTCACAACCGCAAACACAGGGTTTACCCATTCCTCTGGCAACAACCGCTGCATGACTGGTCATACCACCGCGGGTAGTAAGAACACCCTCGGAAGCGATAACACCGTGAATATCTTCAGGAGTGGTCTCAAGACTTACCAGAATAACTTTATGCTGTTCGGCCATCTTTTCAGCTTCATCAGCATCAAAAACTACAATTCCACTGGCAGCACCTGGAGAGGCAGGGAGTCCCTTCGCAATAATTTCTGCACTATAAGAAGTATCGATTTGACGATGAAGAATCTGTTCTAAATGTTTGGGTTCAACCCGCATCAAAGCTTCTTCTTTCGTAATCAAACCTTCTTTAACCATATCAACCGCTATTTTGATAGCTGCCCTGGCTGTTCGTTTACCGGTTCGGGTCTGAAGCAAATATAACCTTCCATTTTCAATCGTAAATTCAATATCTTGCATATCACAATAGTGTTTCTCCAATATATCAGTAATCTCTAAAAGCTGCTCATAAATTTCCGGGAATTCTAACTTCATATGGGCAATATCCATTGGTGTTCTGGCTCCAGAAACCACATCTTCACCCTGGGCATTTTTCAAAAATTCACCATAAAGTACATTTTCACCAGTTGAAGGATTGCGGGTAAAGAGTACACCGGTACCTGATTCATTCCCGGTATTTCCGAATACCATCGCCTGAACATTTACCGCCGTTCCTAAATCATGGGGAATTCCATTGGCTTCCCGGTAAATAACAGCACGCCTATTTTGCCAGGATTTAAATACAGCTTCAATTGCACCAATCAACTGTTCTTCTGGGTCTTCGGGAAATTCAGTATTTGTCTCTTTCCATACAATCTCTTTGAAATCAGAAATTAGCCGCTTAAGTACATCTACAGTTAAATCAGGGTCGTTTTTTACACCAACTTCATCTTTGACTTTGTCAAGATGTCGGCTAAAAAGATAGGCCGGAACACCTAAAACCACTTCGCCATACATCTGAATAAAACGACGATAACAGTCATAAGCAAAACGTTCATTGTTAGTTACTTTAGCTAAACCTTTTACAACTTTGTCATTCAAGCCCAGATTTAAGATGGTATCCATCATTCCAGGCATTGAAATAGCAGCACCGGAACGGACAGAGACCAGTAGTGGGTTATTAATATCGCCAAAGCCTTTATTAGTATTCTCTTCTAACTTACGAATGTAATCAGGTAACTCATTTAAAATTTGTTCGGGAATTTTTCTACCCAATTTAAAATAATCCAGACATCCTTTGGTTGTAATAGTAAAACCTGGGGGAACAGGAAGGCCCAAGTTGGTCATTTCAGCAAGATTTGCTCCCTTACCACCCAACAGAGATTTCATAGAGCCATTACCTTCGGAAAATGAATAGATATACCTGGTTGACATTATATAACCTCCCAAGAGTAGTTTAGGTTTGATTTTATTTATCCATCTTCATAACATCTTTGGGGTAATATTCAGGTTTTTGAGTTATTTTATGATAAGCATCAATATACCGGATAGTTCCTGTTTTGCTCCGCATAACAATCGAATGAGTAATAGCCCATTCTCCCGTATACCGAACCCCACGCAAAAAATCCCCATCTGTAATACCAGTAGCGGCAAACATGACATCATCTGTACATACCAATTCGTCAATTGTATAGATTTTATTTAAATCAGTAATACCCATAGCTTTTGCTCTCTTAATCTGTTCATCGTTCTCAAATACCAATCTACCTTGAAATTCTCCCCCGAGACATTTAAGAGCAGCAGCAGTTAAAACTCCTTCTGGAGCACCTCCAATCCCCAGAAGAACATCTACTCCTGTCTCTTCAAAAGCAACGGAAATTCCAGCCGAGACATCACCATCACTGATCAATTTAATTCTGGCTCCTGCTTGACGGACTTTTTTAATTATCTCTGAATGACGTTCCCGGTCCAAAATAACTACTGTCAATTCGCTAACACTCTTTCCCTTGGCCCGGGCCACGGCATTTAAGTTTACTTCTATCGGGCTATCCAGATGAACACAGCCTTTTGCCTTTGGCCCAACGGCAATCTTTTCCATATACATATCGGGTGCATTTAAGAGAGTACCTCGCGGAGCTACAGCGATAACAGCAATAGCATTTGGCAAACCTTTAGCAACCAGGTTAGTTCCCTCCAACGGGTCAACTGCGATATCTACCTGAACAGGTGCTCCTTTCGAACCGATATGTTCTCCTATATAAAGCTGTGGTGCTTCATCCATCTCTCCTTCTCCAATGACTACAACCCCATCAATATTTACTGTATCAAAAACCGCTCTCATGGCAGCAACCGCAGCACCATCTGCAGCCATTTTGTCTCCTTTACCCATCCAGGGTGCAGAAGCTAAAGCCGCAGCTTCCGTTACTCGTACAAATTCTATAGCTAATTCTCTTTGCATCATATCTAAAAATCCCTCCTTTTTGTTAAAATTTCTGAGGCAGTCTCTTCAATAGATTTGTTGGTCACATCAATAATCTGGCAGCCTATCTTTTCCATAATCTGCCTACTGTAATTAAGTTCTTCATAAATTCGCTTCAGTTGAGCATAATCAGCCAAATAATCCAATCTCATTGATTTAAGCCTTTCTCTACGAATCTTACGCAATTCTTCAGGATCAATTATTAGTCCAAAAATTTTTTCTGGATTAAACGTAAATAGTTCTTTTGGTGGAACTACTTCCGGTACGAGAGGTAAATTTCCAGCCTTAATACCGTGATAAGCAAGATACATACAGAGCGGTGTTTTAGAAGTCCTACTAACACCAATAATAACCAGATCACTTTTAAATAGTGTCCGCAAATCTCTTCCATCATCACAGCGAACAGCATGTTCAATTGCCTCAATACGCTGGTAATATGTCTGATCAACTTCACGGTATGCCCCAGGTTTTAATTGTGGTGTAATTCCAAGAAAATGAGATATTTTTTCGATCACTGGACCTATAAGATCAATAATCGGAAGATTATACTTTTTTGCCTCTTCTTTTAAAGTTTCTTTTAACTCAGGTAAAATAATCGTAAATGCAATCAGACAGTTTGAGTTTTTATAACGTTCAATAACTTTAATAATCTGTTCTGGTTCTTCAATCTGAGTATATTTTTTAATTTCCACTTCTTTTAAACCAAATTGGCTCAATCCGGCTCGCATTACCGTTTCTGCAGTTTCACCCGTAGAATCTGCTATTATCACAACCTGAGGATTATCTTTAAAAATACTCATCTCATCACCTCTTTACAGCTCTGACAAATGACTCGCCAGGACGTTGGCTAAAGTAGTTTTGCTAAACCGCCCTACTACTTTTAAACGTGTTTGACCATTGACTTCTTCTTCAACTACAACCGGAAGGGCATCCACTTTATAATCTACCAATTTTCGGAGAGCAGTATAAAATGTTTCCTCTGGCTTTGTAACAATGATATTGGGCATGCGGCTCATAACCACACTTACAGGAAGTTTTTGAATATCTGCTTCTCCTATGGTAACTTTCAATAAATCCTTCCTACTCACTACCCCTACTAAATATCCTTCTTTATCGCTGACAAAAAGGGTGCCAACATCTTCTAAAAAAAGAGTTACAATGGCATTGTAAACAGAAGAGCTTTCCTGAACCACTACCGGGTGAGATTGAAGATCTTCTATTTTCATTTCCAATAATTTTTCCAACTTTCCTACTGCTCCGGGTTCTTTGACAAAATAATATCCCACCCGGGGTTTGGCATCTAAAATCTTTGCCATAGTCAAAATTGATAAATCAGGCCGCAAAGCGGCTCTAGTTAAACCCAATCGTTCTGCAATCTCTTGACTGGTAATAGGTTCGTTTTGTTTAACAATCTCAATAATTTCTTTTTGACGTTCCGTTAATTTTATATTCCTCGCCTCCCCTTCTAAAAAACTTAATATTATAATAAAAATAAATGTGATATATTATACTCATCTTAGTTTAATATGATACACTTTTCTATTGTTTTCATTGATTTAGTATAGCACATTTATTTTTTCGCCATTAACTTTAAATCTCCTGCTTATCTCAGAAATTTTTTTTGATAATCCTTACTATGATTAAACTGCAAAAAGTTAATTTTGAGCGACATAGAAATTTTTCGTTAAACCATCTTAGTGAGATTTAAGTCGAAATAAGACTGAAATCGAACTTTAGATGGCTCGAAAAATTTCTCTTGAAGCTAAAAATTAACTTTTTGCAGTAAGATCTTACTATTAATAACAGAAAAAACAGGGAAAATAACATTCTAATTCTTTAGGATATGGTGAGTCTGCTATCTGGGTGGGATGGGCTGAAAGGGGGATTATTCAAGAAGTGATAAAAAAAAACTCCAGGCCAAGACTTCCCGGTTCTTTATCTGGCCCTACCAATCAAAACATCCAGGACTAACAGCCATCGATCAAAAGCTTCACTACCAATTTGAAATAAATTTTTCCCAGGGAATTGCTGATTTAAAAAAGCAGCATTCCCCCGGGAATTAAAACCAGACTGCTACGGCATTTTTATCTCCCAATTAATCGCAGAACCTCATTAGCTGATTCTTCAATAGAACGATTAGTTACATCTACAACAGGACAACCAATTCTTTTCATTATCTTTTCTGCATACTCCAATTCTTCATTGATACGTTGGATAGAAGCATATTGTGCACGGGTATCCAGCCCCAAAGACCGGAGCCTTTCTAATCTAATCTCAGTTAAAAGATGTGGATCAATAGTCAAACCCACTACTTTGCCATCGGGATTCTCAAATAATTCCTTTGGCGGTTCAACTTCGGGTACCAGTGGGATATTAGCAGCTTTTAATCCTTTATAAGCCAGATAAATTGACATAGGAGTTTTAGAAGTCCGGGATACTCCAATCAATACTACATCAGCCAGAAGAATTCCTTTACCGTCATTCCGGTCATCGTATTTGACCGTAAACTCAATAGCATCCACACGGGCGAAATACTCTTTATCTAAACGATGTAATAAACCCGCCTTCTGTTTTGGTTTCTTTTCATAGATCTTAGAAAAAGCATCTAACATAGGGCCCATAATATCTACACAGAGGATTCCGGCATCCTTAGCATATCTATCCAGCATCTCACTTAACCCAGGTTTAACTAAAGTATAAGCAATCAAACATTTGGGCTCACGTCTGGCTTGAAAAATAACCTTTTTAATATCTTCCTCGGATTGAATATAACTAAATTTCCTAGTCTGAACCTTTCCTGAATTAAACTGACTTGCAGCAGCCTGGACAACAGTTTCAGCAGTTTCACCAATAGAGTCGGAAACTATGTATACCTTTGGTCCCATATCCTCACTCCTTCACATAAACAATATATTCATGATTATACTGCAAAAAGATAATTTTGAGCGACATAGAAATTTTTCGCCAAATCATCTTAGCGAGATTTCCGACGAAATAAGGCCTCATCACAGGAGGTGATGAGCTAATCAAGGGCCAGAAGGGCCCTTTGATTAGAAAGCCTTATTTCGGCGGAAATCGAGCTTTAGATGATTCGAAAAATTTCTCAAGAAGCGAAAAATTAGCTTTTTGCAGTTTAACCATTCATGATTTTATTACAAAAAGTAAATTTTTTGCTTCAAAAGAAATTTTTCGAACCATCTAAAGTTCGATTTCAGTCGTAAAAAAGAAACCCCGAAAAAACGAGGTCTGCAAATAATAGGAAAAAATTATCTAACTTTTATTACATTTCATTCTCTCCATCCTTATGCTTTTCCACAGGTTCCCGTTTTTCAATCACAATTTTGCACCGTGTAACAAGTGCTGCTAAACCTCCAAGAATAGCAACATAAGGAGCAATCATAGTACCCAATACACCAAGGGTTACAGGAATCTCTACCAGTGTAACCCCTTCTTCATTTTTAACAATAATACGGGTTACATTACCTTTTTTAATCAACTCTTTAACCTTATCGACCAGTTCATTCCCCTTAACCCAGAATTCTTCTTTAACCTTGCTCTGTTTGGCCTTCTCCTCCAAATCAATAATGGCTTTCACTACATCACCATTGGCTCTGGTTAAGGCTGCATCTGCTTCCCCATAGCTCACTCCTGTACGCTCCCGAATCATATCCAACTTTTCTAAGCGTTCTCTATCCACTCTAATCCCTCCATTTTTATTTATCCATTTCCTTTACAGATTTAAGAAAATCCAAAGATTTAAGATTATGATCTAAATGGTATTGAACAAAAAGCTCCATTACCATTTCTAGCTCTCTCTGAGCATATTCAGGAAGTTTTAGTTTCATTAACTGCGTGTAATTAGAAATGAGAAAACGTTTCATAATCTCTACAGTACCGCGGGAAATGTTCACTGTTCTGCCCGACATCTTTGCACCACATTCGGAACAGACAAGCCCACCAGAACCTGGGTGAAATTTTAATCTATCTTCCGAAATTAAGCCACCACATTCAAGGCAGCGATCTAACACCGGTCGAAATCCCATTAGAGTCATGGCTCTAATTTCAAAAATTCTAGTAATAAGCTCCAGATCATCCGTTTCCATCAAAAGATGTAGTGTCTTCAATAAAAGAACAAACATTGCTTCATTAGGATCTTCCTCTACAGTCAATTCCTTCACCAGATCCAATATGTAAGTTCCATACGCCATTCTCAAAAGATCTTCCCGCAATTTGCTAAAAGATTCTTTGATAGAAGTCTGACTTAATTTATCGAGACTTTTCCCGCGATAGATGAGTAAATCAGCATATGTAAATAACTGGGTTGAACTGGCCTTTGAACTCAGGGTACGACGTACCCCTTTGGCTACTACACGAATCTTTCCCCGATCCCGGGTATAATAAGTAATAATTTTGTCAGCTTCCCCCAATTCAAACTGATGTAAAACAACTCCTTCAGTTTTATAAAGTGACATGATAGATCCCGTCTCCTCTACACATTTTATACTATTTTTTCGGCATCATTTTTTAAATACCTGCTTCAAAAGTTATAAAATTTTAAAAGATGGGGATCAAATGCCAATCTTCCTTAGTGTTATCATATTCAAATTCAAAGTCTCCTATACCAGGCATATCAGCCATTTTCCAGAGTTCTATCAGTTGATTGTAATCCCGGGATTTGTTCAATTTACCCTTTTTATACCAGGTGATCAACAATAAAACCAGACCAACTGTCTGTTGAAAATTCAGATCTAAACCTTCTCCAAAAAGATATTGAGTCAATCGGTGATAACAGGATAAAAATTCAGGGTCTATACTTTCCTGTACATCAACACCCCGGATAGGTACAAAACTTACAGGAAAGCCAACCAACGGCCCCCGGTATTTTCCATCTTCCCGTAAACAAAGTTTGACAGTAACCGTAATAGCTCCAAAAAAATTAAATGGGATTAATATAATTCCATCATCAACCAATTGTTCTATCCAATCTGGGTAAATCAATCTGGTTTCTGCAGTTACAATAATTCGATCATAGGGAGCAGCTACAGGATAGCCTTTCCGACCATCACCAGCAATAACAGTAACTCCTGGATACCCTACTTCCCTCAATATTCGGGCCGCTCGCTTTGCCAGATCAGCTTCTATCTCTATTGTATAGACCAGCTCATCCTGTCCTACAATTTCTGCCATCAAAGCCGCATTATAACCAGAAGCAGTACCTATTTCCAATACTTTTAATCCCTTTTTAAGTTCTAGCGCTTCCAGCATCATTGCCATTACATGAGGCTGTGATGAAGAACTTATATTACCTTTAATCATAATTGCTCTATCTTTATATGCATCTATCGGTTCTACAAATCCCTTTAAAAAATGATGACGTTTAACATGACGAAAAGCCCGTTCAACCTCCAGATTACGAATTTTTCCTTCCTCAACCAGTGAATCAATCATAGCATCATTAAGCTGAGATAAATTATCTTTTTTAATTGTAATCCCTCCCTTTCATCTTAGTCTTTGGAAAATATATTTTTTTTAAACTAATAAAGTGATTT from the Anoxybacter fermentans genome contains:
- a CDS encoding YaiI/YqxD family protein; amino-acid sequence: MRLIIDGDGCPAKKEVINLAKKYQVEVILITSLSHYSDYSDCTYIVVDNLPQAVDMAVINRVQKDDLVITGDYGLAAIVLRKGAHVVSPRGKIYLEKKMDELLLRRHLAQKERRSGGRFKGPSKYTVSDKERLLSVLERFFRRKKEIFAENN
- a CDS encoding deoxyguanosinetriphosphate triphosphohydrolase, whose translation is MISRKDYEIRERKFLSPYATLSAESKGRKYPEKPCDIRTVFQQDRDRIIHSKAFRRLKHKTQVFISPEGDHYRTRLTHTLEVAGIARTIARGLALNEDLTEAIALGHDLGHTPFGHAGEEALNQVYPPGFRHNEQSLRVVDFLEVRSEKNIRGLNLTDEVRDGILNHTGPQIPYTLEGQIVRIADRIAYINHDIDDAIRGGVIKYEDLPSAPLKVLGRTHSERIDLMVKDIIKSSWNQPVVRQSPEVEEATNELRYWLFVHVYQSTSKAKTEEGKAKWLLQEIYAYYLNHPEQLPKEYQILQSEVEIERIVVDYIAGMTDRYALAKANQIFFPKPWLG
- the ppdK gene encoding pyruvate, phosphate dikinase, producing MSTRYIYSFSEGNGSMKSLLGGKGANLAEMTNLGLPVPPGFTITTKGCLDYFKLGRKIPEQILNELPDYIRKLEENTNKGFGDINNPLLVSVRSGAAISMPGMMDTILNLGLNDKVVKGLAKVTNNERFAYDCYRRFIQMYGEVVLGVPAYLFSRHLDKVKDEVGVKNDPDLTVDVLKRLISDFKEIVWKETNTEFPEDPEEQLIGAIEAVFKSWQNRRAVIYREANGIPHDLGTAVNVQAMVFGNTGNESGTGVLFTRNPSTGENVLYGEFLKNAQGEDVVSGARTPMDIAHMKLEFPEIYEQLLEITDILEKHYCDMQDIEFTIENGRLYLLQTRTGKRTARAAIKIAVDMVKEGLITKEEALMRVEPKHLEQILHRQIDTSYSAEIIAKGLPASPGAASGIVVFDADEAEKMAEQHKVILVSLETTPEDIHGVIASEGVLTTRGGMTSHAAVVARGMGKPCVCGCESIKIDFEAEVFTVGKYTVKKGDLITINGGNGDVILGEAKMIEPELSEEAKQLLAWADEIRSLKVRANADNGVDAFKARSYGAEGIGLCRTEHMFMAPERVPVVQELILSETEEEQKAALDKLLPMQINDFIEIFEAMEGLPVTIRLLDPPLHEFLPGLVDLVEEVAHLEHADNPVELRNKRELLRKVKNMSESNPMLGFRGCRLGIIIPAIYEMQMKAIFTAVARLAREGKKILPEVMIPLIAKSTELKYLKERLTNIADEVLAEAGVDVEYKIGTMIELPRAALTADEIAEEAEFFSFGTNDLTQTTFGFSRDDAEGKFLHSYLELGILSENPFMSIDQNGVGKLIQMAINAGHKVRPDLKVGICGEHGGDPKSIEFFHRIGLNYVSCSPYRVPIARLAAAQAALKETK
- the glpX gene encoding class II fructose-bisphosphatase, yielding MQRELAIEFVRVTEAAALASAPWMGKGDKMAADGAAVAAMRAVFDTVNIDGVVVIGEGEMDEAPQLYIGEHIGSKGAPVQVDIAVDPLEGTNLVAKGLPNAIAVIAVAPRGTLLNAPDMYMEKIAVGPKAKGCVHLDSPIEVNLNAVARAKGKSVSELTVVILDRERHSEIIKKVRQAGARIKLISDGDVSAGISVAFEETGVDVLLGIGGAPEGVLTAAALKCLGGEFQGRLVFENDEQIKRAKAMGITDLNKIYTIDELVCTDDVMFAATGITDGDFLRGVRYTGEWAITHSIVMRSKTGTIRYIDAYHKITQKPEYYPKDVMKMDK
- a CDS encoding pyruvate, water dikinase regulatory protein, yielding MSIFKDNPQVVIIADSTGETAETVMRAGLSQFGLKEVEIKKYTQIEEPEQIIKVIERYKNSNCLIAFTIILPELKETLKEEAKKYNLPIIDLIGPVIEKISHFLGITPQLKPGAYREVDQTYYQRIEAIEHAVRCDDGRDLRTLFKSDLVIIGVSRTSKTPLCMYLAYHGIKAGNLPLVPEVVPPKELFTFNPEKIFGLIIDPEELRKIRRERLKSMRLDYLADYAQLKRIYEELNYSRQIMEKIGCQIIDVTNKSIEETASEILTKRRDF
- a CDS encoding helix-turn-helix transcriptional regulator, coding for MKLTERQKEIIEIVKQNEPITSQEIAERLGLTRAALRPDLSILTMAKILDAKPRVGYYFVKEPGAVGKLEKLLEMKIEDLQSHPVVVQESSSVYNAIVTLFLEDVGTLFVSDKEGYLVGVVSRKDLLKVTIGEADIQKLPVSVVMSRMPNIIVTKPEETFYTALRKLVDYKVDALPVVVEEEVNGQTRLKVVGRFSKTTLANVLASHLSEL
- a CDS encoding pyruvate, water dikinase regulatory protein codes for the protein MGPKVYIVSDSIGETAETVVQAAASQFNSGKVQTRKFSYIQSEEDIKKVIFQARREPKCLIAYTLVKPGLSEMLDRYAKDAGILCVDIMGPMLDAFSKIYEKKPKQKAGLLHRLDKEYFARVDAIEFTVKYDDRNDGKGILLADVVLIGVSRTSKTPMSIYLAYKGLKAANIPLVPEVEPPKELFENPDGKVVGLTIDPHLLTEIRLERLRSLGLDTRAQYASIQRINEELEYAEKIMKRIGCPVVDVTNRSIEESANEVLRLIGR
- a CDS encoding DUF4342 domain-containing protein; amino-acid sequence: MDRERLEKLDMIRERTGVSYGEADAALTRANGDVVKAIIDLEEKAKQSKVKEEFWVKGNELVDKVKELIKKGNVTRIIVKNEEGVTLVEIPVTLGVLGTMIAPYVAILGGLAALVTRCKIVIEKREPVEKHKDGENEM
- the recO gene encoding DNA repair protein RecO, whose protein sequence is MSLYKTEGVVLHQFELGEADKIITYYTRDRGKIRVVAKGVRRTLSSKASSTQLFTYADLLIYRGKSLDKLSQTSIKESFSKLREDLLRMAYGTYILDLVKELTVEEDPNEAMFVLLLKTLHLLMETDDLELITRIFEIRAMTLMGFRPVLDRCLECGGLISEDRLKFHPGSGGLVCSECGAKMSGRTVNISRGTVEIMKRFLISNYTQLMKLKLPEYAQRELEMVMELFVQYHLDHNLKSLDFLKSVKEMDK
- a CDS encoding protein-L-isoaspartate O-methyltransferase family protein, producing the protein MIDSLVEEGKIRNLEVERAFRHVKRHHFLKGFVEPIDAYKDRAIMIKGNISSSSQPHVMAMMLEALELKKGLKVLEIGTASGYNAALMAEIVGQDELVYTIEIEADLAKRAARILREVGYPGVTVIAGDGRKGYPVAAPYDRIIVTAETRLIYPDWIEQLVDDGIILIPFNFFGAITVTVKLCLREDGKYRGPLVGFPVSFVPIRGVDVQESIDPEFLSCYHRLTQYLFGEGLDLNFQQTVGLVLLLITWYKKGKLNKSRDYNQLIELWKMADMPGIGDFEFEYDNTKEDWHLIPIF